In one Candidatus Gorgyraea atricola genomic region, the following are encoded:
- a CDS encoding TlpA disulfide reductase family protein encodes MGKKTIIIISVLVLTAIILFTWFSGINKVPEVVYRPAPDFALLDINGNETTLSNLKGNIVILDFWATWCPPCKAEIPHFIELQDEYRDEGLEIIGISFDWNAERILGGFAEENGINYTLLIGTDEVSDLYGGIMSLPTTFVIDRDGGIRKRYIGYKGKEVFEKDIKELL; translated from the coding sequence ATGGGTAAGAAAACCATTATTATTATATCAGTCCTTGTTTTGACAGCTATTATTTTATTCACCTGGTTCAGCGGGATCAATAAGGTGCCCGAGGTAGTTTATAGGCCTGCCCCTGATTTTGCGCTTCTGGATATAAATGGTAATGAAACTACTCTGTCTAATTTGAAAGGCAATATAGTGATACTTGATTTTTGGGCAACATGGTGTCCGCCCTGCAAGGCAGAGATACCGCACTTTATAGAGCTTCAGGATGAGTATAGAGATGAAGGTCTTGAGATAATAGGTATTTCATTTGACTGGAATGCAGAGAGGATATTAGGCGGTTTTGCAGAAGAGAATGGCATTAATTACACGCTTTTAATAGGGACAGACGAGGTCAGCGACCTATATGGCGGCATAATGTCTCTACCTACAACCTTTGTCATAGATAGAGATGGCGGCATAAGAAAAAGATATATAGGTTACAAGGGAAAAGAAGTATTTGAGAAAGACATAAAGGAGCTTTTATGA
- a CDS encoding methylenetetrahydrofolate reductase C-terminal domain-containing protein — translation MIVSQKKPFEEILKALGSKKNVFLVGCGDCATTCKTGGEKEVLEMKKLLEENGKTVTGWAIPDSPCIASQTKMVFAKNKKAIDASDAFLVLSCGLGVQSVLDNDRAKRLVCTGCDTLFGSIVDKTGVGFFERCAMCGECVLNVTGGICPVTRCAKGLLNGPCGGSDKGKCEIDKDQDCAWILIYNRLKELGSLENMKKRRPAKDYSKTTKPRKLLVKGE, via the coding sequence ATGATCGTCAGTCAAAAAAAACCCTTTGAAGAAATATTGAAAGCGTTGGGGTCAAAGAAGAATGTCTTTTTAGTTGGCTGCGGGGATTGCGCTACTACTTGCAAGACTGGTGGAGAAAAAGAAGTTTTGGAAATGAAAAAACTCCTGGAAGAAAATGGCAAGACTGTTACTGGATGGGCAATACCTGATTCTCCGTGTATTGCAAGCCAGACAAAGATGGTCTTTGCAAAGAACAAGAAGGCAATCGACGCATCTGACGCGTTTTTAGTGCTTTCATGTGGTCTTGGAGTACAGTCTGTTCTGGATAATGACAGGGCAAAGAGACTTGTTTGTACGGGATGCGATACGCTGTTCGGATCTATAGTAGATAAGACTGGCGTTGGATTTTTCGAAAGATGCGCAATGTGCGGGGAATGCGTGCTTAATGTTACAGGAGGCATTTGTCCTGTTACAAGGTGCGCAAAGGGTCTTTTAAACGGGCCATGCGGTGGTTCAGATAAGGGAAAATGCGAAATAGATAAGGATCAGGACTGCGCATGGATATTGATCTATAATAGGCTTAAGGAATTAGGCAGCTTAGAGAATATGAAGAAGCGAAGGCCAGCAAAGGATTATTCTAAGACTACTAAGCCGAGAAAACTTTTAGTAAAAGGAGAATAA
- the nifU gene encoding Fe-S cluster assembly scaffold protein NifU, which translates to MEGFNTQYSEKVMEHFRNPRNVGEILDADGIGNVGNAVCGDIMKLYIKVRDNIIVDAKFKTYGCGAAIATSSMVTELVKGKTVDEALKLSNRAVAEALGGLPPIKMHCSLLAEQALKSAIDDYLEKSGKKKA; encoded by the coding sequence ATGGAAGGGTTTAACACTCAATACAGTGAAAAGGTGATGGAGCATTTCAGGAATCCCAGGAATGTGGGAGAGATTCTGGACGCAGATGGAATTGGGAATGTCGGAAACGCAGTCTGTGGAGACATCATGAAGCTCTATATTAAGGTGAGAGACAATATAATTGTGGATGCAAAGTTTAAAACGTACGGATGTGGCGCAGCTATTGCCACTAGCAGTATGGTGACAGAACTTGTCAAGGGAAAGACTGTCGACGAGGCACTGAAACTTTCTAACAGGGCTGTTGCAGAGGCGCTAGGGGGATTACCTCCTATAAAGATGCATTGCTCGCTGCTCGCAGAGCAGGCACTTAAATCAGCAATCGATGATTATTTAGAAAAGAGTGGCAAGAAAAAGGCATGA
- a CDS encoding 5-formyltetrahydrofolate cyclo-ligase has protein sequence MNRKEVLRKKMRQLLNRQTKLERRIKSKAIQKKLFSQKEFLTSKCVMLYVSKGTAEVEAGPIIKKALSMGKKVVLPVTLVREKNLRPVCFTGFKQGMKKSLYGIYEPRESKPGKSFNAKKVDLIIVPGVAFDKKNNRLGRGKGYYDSFLKRIPKDTPKIGLGFRFQVLDKIPTTARDIPLTAVITN, from the coding sequence ATGAATAGAAAAGAAGTCTTAAGGAAAAAAATGAGACAACTATTAAATCGTCAAACAAAGTTGGAAAGGAGAATCAAAAGCAAAGCTATACAAAAAAAGCTATTTTCACAAAAAGAATTTTTAACATCAAAGTGCGTGATGCTTTATGTTTCAAAGGGCACGGCCGAAGTAGAGGCAGGTCCTATAATAAAAAAGGCCCTTTCAATGGGCAAAAAGGTGGTTTTACCAGTTACCTTAGTGAGAGAGAAGAATTTGAGGCCTGTTTGTTTTACAGGTTTCAAGCAGGGCATGAAAAAAAGCCTGTATGGTATTTACGAACCAAGAGAATCTAAACCTGGAAAATCTTTTAATGCGAAGAAGGTAGATCTGATAATAGTACCTGGCGTAGCTTTTGATAAAAAGAACAACAGGCTCGGTCGTGGTAAGGGCTATTATGATAGTTTTTTAAAACGCATACCCAAGGATACGCCTAAGATAGGCCTAGGCTTTAGATTTCAGGTTTTGGATAAAATACCTACCACTGCTCGCGACATCCCTCTCACTGCTGTCATCACTAACTAG